The following proteins come from a genomic window of Lineus longissimus chromosome 18, tnLinLong1.2, whole genome shotgun sequence:
- the LOC135502411 gene encoding uncharacterized protein LOC135502411: MRGVLVLVVLLVCLLAVANCAKNKNEKCKSKCKTSYNGCIAITQVSKCKGRKTRCKYECDKKFPSESVRNCYKGCKVSSTRCATKCENRRKKDACIKTCKQRKLECRFTCTDAMMKRDARAAPVNANEEAQVAVEKEERAAVAADESNPVMRALFGQ; the protein is encoded by the exons ATGAGG GGTGTTTTAGTCCTAGTCGTGTTATTGGTCTGCCTCCTGGCGGTTGCTAACTGCGCTAAGAACAAGAACGAGAAATGCAAATCCAAGTGCAAAACTTCCTACAATGGTTGCATAGCAATTACACAAGTGTCCAAGTGTAAAGGCAGGAAGACACGATGCAAGTACGAGTGTGATAAAAAGTTTCCATCGGAATCAGTCAGGAATTGCTACAAAGGATGCAAG GTCTCAAGCACACGGTGTGCTACCAAATGTGAAAACAGGAGAAAGAAGGACGCGTGTATCAAGACTTGCAAGCAGCGGAAACTCGAGTGTCGCTTCACCTGCACAGACGCCATGATGAAGAGGGACGCGAGAGCAGCGCCAGTTAATGCGAACGAGGAAGCACAGGTGGCGGTTGAAAAGGAGGAGAGAGCTGCAGTGGCGGCTGATGAGTCAAACCCCGTCATGCGGGCTCTTTTCGGACAATAG
- the LOC135502445 gene encoding uncharacterized protein LOC135502445, whose product MLLVIVGLLCISQTDAFLFAKKKPRDTGTYVTKFVASKQECGQSFRRRWDNLHKIEFKRVYKLGDYFVCVKGMEDYDLPPSQGCMILKKGLLAKPKFGNYFYKPIKFIKSARKCRNWCASKLTCRAVNWFGKKDQYSCGYLLTQPQHGGYLKMHDNRVAVYVKDTRKCPIRQRTFKSKTKDFFHGMFG is encoded by the exons ATGCTGCTAGTGATTGTTG gATTGCTTTGCATCTCACAGACAGACGCCTTTTTGTTCGCAAAGAAAAAGCCAAGAGACACGGGAACCTATGTCACGAAGTTTGTGGCATCAAAACAAGAGTGCGGACAATCTTTTCGGCGCCGATGGGACAACCTTCACAAGATCGAATTCAAACGTGTTTACAAGCTTGGGGATTATTTTGTGTGTGTCAAAGGAATGGAAGATTATGATT TACCTCCATCTCAAG GTTGCATGATACTGAAAAAAGGCCTACTCGCCAAGCCGAAATTCGGAAACTACTTCTACAAGCcaatcaaattcataaaatctGCCCGAAAATGCCGGAACTGGTGCGCGTCTAAATTAACTTGCCGGGCTGTCAACTGGTTTGGAAAGAAAGACCAGTATTCGTGCGGGTATCTCCTCACACAACCACAACATGGAGGCTATCTTAAGATGCATGACAACAGAGTGGCAGTGTATGTGAAAGATACTAGGAAAT GTCCAATTCGGCAACGAACG TTCAAGTCAAAGACGAAGGATTTCTTCCATGGAATGTTCG GCTAA
- the LOC135502370 gene encoding uncharacterized protein LOC135502370, with protein sequence MKCHVFALTTILVTSLVHSACSKDDNLKTFTNEQCNKACRDYMYECIGSLTPGKSAEDCISDAGSCYGDCLVDSPPSPIRNCYTGCQIANRECLRGDCQEKACTMACKFQKKACKAKCVRMYRLKQELVGGVIKPKND encoded by the exons ATGAAG TGCCACGTGTTCGCATTGACAACCATTCTTGTGACGTCACTGGTGCATTCTGCATGTTCCAAAGACGACAACTTGAAG ACATTTACAAACGAGCAATGCAACAAAGCCTGCCGAGACTACATGTACGAATGCATTGGGTCGCTGACCCCAGGGAAGAGCGCAGAGGATTGTATCTCAGATGCTGGGTCATGTTACGGGGACTGTTTGGTGGACAGTCCACCATCGCCAATTCGG AATTGCTACACTGGATGTCAAATTGCCAACAGGGAATGTCTTAGGGGCGACTGCCAGGAGAAAGCTTGCACAATGGCTTGCAAATTCCAGAAAAAGGCGTGCAAAGCAAAGTGCGTTCGGATGTACCGGTTGAAGCAAGAGTTAGTAGGTGGCGTGATCAAGCCGAAAAATGACTGA